A genome region from Fusarium musae strain F31 chromosome 5, whole genome shotgun sequence includes the following:
- a CDS encoding hypothetical protein (EggNog:ENOG41) yields the protein MASNQPAKCCTEGVRHEGEPTGKMIKLDSGLDAYIATAPADKAHKGTGIVYIADIFGIWTNSKLIADQFAANGYTTIIPDIFNGDVMPLPMPEGLDIMSWITKGAKGDNPHTPAQIDPIIAESIKTLKAQGATKIGAVGYCFGAKYVIRNYKAGIDVGYVAHPSFVEDEELKAITGPLSIAAAQTDSIFPTEKRHQSEEILIGTGLPFQINLFSHVEHGFAVRADLSDKRKKFAKEQAFFQAVQ from the exons ATGGCTTCTAACCAACCTGCCAAATGCTGCACTGAGGGCGTTCGCCATGA AGGCGAGCCCACTGGCAAGATGATTAAGCTCGATAGCGGTCTCGACGCCTACATCGCGACAGCCCCCGCGGATAAGGCGCACAAGGGAACCGGAATTGTGTACATTGCCGATATCTTCGGAATCTGGACCAATAGCAAGTTGATAGCTGATCAGTTCGCCGCCAACGGGTACACCACTATCATTCCCGATATCTTCAACGGCGATGTTATGCCTCTGCCTATGCCTGAGGGTCTTGATATCATGAGCTGGATCACAAAGGGTGCCAAGGGCGATAACCCTCATACTCCCGCTCAGATCGATCCCATTATCGCCGAGTCTATCAAGACGCTCAAGGCGCAGGGTGCTACTAAGATTGGAGCTGTCGGGTACTGCTTCGGCGCCAAG TACGTTATCCGCAACTACAAGGCTGGCATCGACGTCGGTTACGTCGCTCACCCCTCTTtcgtcgaggatgaagagctcaaggccatcacCGGCCCCCTCtccattgctgctgctcagaCCGACAGCATCTTCCCCACTGAAAAGCGTCACCAATCGGAAGAGATTTTGATTGGCACTGGCTTGCCCTTCCAGATCAACCTGTTCTCTCACGTGGAGCATGGATTTGCTGTGCGCGCTGATCTGAGcgacaagaggaagaagtttgCCAAGGAGCAGGCTTTCTTCCAGGCCGTGCAGTGA
- a CDS encoding hypothetical protein (EggNog:ENOG41) has protein sequence MSSDSEKASKRAESPSPIAESDGGNADGLHRRLNNRQVQLLSIGGTVGTGLFIGIGAGLAKGGPGSLLVCTALYAMVLGLTNNSIAEMNTYMPVSGGFIRLAGHWVDDALGFMVGWNFFFYEALLIPFEIVALNLVVSFWSDTVTDAGPTAGFIIAVIIAYGVLNLLAVGVFGEAEFWLALGKVLLIFILFMFTFVTMVGGNPQGDAYGFRYWSNVHDAFATFRTEGDLGRLEGFMGALASAAFFVVGPDYISMVAAESKHPSRYVKTAFKTVYFRFGLFFIGAALTCGIVLSHTDETLVEVHLGTGSGHGTAAASPWVIAMSNLGIEGLPHLVNALLFTTIFSAGNTYTYCATRSLYSLALDGRAPAFLRKTTKNGIPIYCFAVTMVFPLLAFLQLDSSSAEALTILLALITGGGIVDYITMNITFLFYYRACKAQGVDRKKMPYFGYFQPYCAWIALILHTVVCYTYGYTSLAPFNAKNFFSNYTMQIIAPFMYLGWKLIKRTKVISAKECDLVWERPVIDAYEERAMIVDPPTGFWEEIIGLAGIKKNKKKNAAEVHV, from the exons ATGTCCTCCGACTCCGAAAAGGCCTCCAAGAGGGCCGAGAGTCCCAGCCCCATCGCCGAATCTGATGGTGGTAATGCTGATGGTCTTCATCGCCGTCTCAACAACCGTCAGGTCCAACTTCTCTCCATCGGAGGCACTGTTGGTACTGGTCTGTTCATCGGTATCGGTGCCGGTCTGGCCAAGGGCGGCCCCGGCAGTCTCCTCGTCTGCACAGCTCTCTACGCCATGGTCCTCGgtctcaccaacaactctATCGCTGAGATGAACACTTATATGCCTGTCTCTGGCGGTTTCATCCGTCTTGCTGGACACTGGGTTGACGACGCCCTAGGCTTCATGGTCGGCtggaacttcttcttctacgAGGCTCTTCTGATCCCCTTCGAAATCGTTGCTCTGAATCTTGTTGTCTCATTCTGGAGTGACACTGTTACTGACGCTGGTCCAACTGCTGGATTCATCATTGCAGTCATCATAGCATATGG TGTGCTCAATcttcttgctgttggtgtctTCGGTGAAGCTGAGTTCTGGCTGGCCCTCGGCAAGGTCCTTCTGATCTTTATCCTCTTCATGTTTACATTTGTGACAATGGTCGGGGGTAATCCTCAGGGTGACGCTTATGGTTTCCGCTACTGGTCAAATGTTCACGACGCATTTGCTACATTTCGTACTGAAGGTGATCTTGGACGTCTCGAAGGCTTCATGGGCGCATTGGCATCCGCTGCCTTCTTTGTTGTCGGTCCTGACTATATCTCCATGGTCGCCGCCGAATCTAAGCACCCCAGCCGATATGTCAAGACTGCCTTTAAGACTGTCTACTTCCGTTtcggcctcttcttcatcggcgCTGCTTTGACTTGTGGCATCGTTCTTAGCCACACTGATGAGACTCTTGTTGAGGTCCATCTCGGCACCGGATCCGGCCACGGCACAGCTGCTGCCTCGCCGTGGGTCATCGCCATGTCTAACCTTGGAATCGAGGGACTGCCCCATCTCGTCAACGCCCTCCTTTTCACGACTATCTTCTCTGCCGGTAACACGTACACATACTGCGCAACTCGTTCGCTGTACAGTCTCGCCCTCGATGGCCGTGCACCTGCCTTCCTTCGTAAGACCACCAAGAACGGTATTCCTATCTACTGTTTCGCCGTCACCATGGTCTTCCCTCTGCTGGCCTTCCTTCAGCTCGACAGCTCGTCCGCCGAGGCCCTGACCATCCTTCTCGCTCTCATTACTGGAGGAGGTATCGTGGATTATATCACCATGAACATTACCTTCCTCTTCTACTACCGTGCTTGCAAGGCTCAGGGCGTTGATCGCAAGAAGATGCCCTACTTCGGCTACTTCCAGCCCTACTGTGCTTGGATCGCTCTTATCCTTCACACAGTCGTTTGCTACACCTATGGATACACATCCTTGGCTCCCTTCAATGCgaagaacttcttctccaactacACCATGCAAATCATCGCTCCTTTCATGTATCTCGGCTGGAAGCTCATCAAGCGCACCAAGGTCATCAGTGCCAAGGAGTGTGATCTTGTCTGGGAGCGACCTGTCATTGATGCTTACGAAGAACGCGCCATGATCGTTGACCCTCCTACTGGCTTCTGGGAGGAGATCATTGGCCTTGCtggtatcaagaagaacaagaagaagaacgctGCTGAAGTCCATGTCTGA
- a CDS encoding hypothetical protein (EggNog:ENOG41): MLIQILHRICACFTRVYIVVDGIDECDNRVEANVKCLAELALSQGNNVINMALFSRDESIMRTRLEKDFPHVEIEAHTEDLQLYVASELSERIASKRLRLRDPNLKDLVMTRLVREAKGMFRWVACQLDYMCELPTDRARREALSKLPPSLYATYDRILLRIDGCNDAVKRIVKGALLMLATTFSSLCFEEICEAISLEDGATTLEDDKIVKEKELLRWCSNLIRVDKSGSFANGKRIQFVHFTVQEYIQSLKTRNSDHQYPNLREYAVSRVDGIDFFSFLCLRFLTMEDMERFPPTSDITCSIEDMLARRRRRTFYRKSVLS; the protein is encoded by the exons ATGCTCATACAGATACTACATCGTATCTGCGCTTGCTTTACCCGCGTCTACATTGTCGTCGATGGTATCGATGAGTGTGACAATCGAGTCGAAGCAAATGTAAAGTGCTTGGCTGAGCTTGCGCTGTCACAAGGGAACAATGTTATTAACATGGCGTTATTTAGCCGGGACGAGAGCATTATGCGCACACGTCTGGAGAAAGACTTTCCTCATGTCGAAATTGAGGCCCATACCGAGGACCTGCAACTCTATGTCGCCTCAGAACTTAGCGAAAGAATTGCTTCAAAACGGCTGAGACTTCGTGACCCAAATCTGAAAGACCTCGTTATGACAAGATTGGTTAGGGAAGCTAAAGGGAT GTTTCGCTGGGTAGCCTGCCAATTGGACTACATGTGTGAACTCCCAACAGACAGAGCTCGACGTGAGGCCTTGAGCAAGCTTCCCCCTTCGCTCTATGCAACTTATGATCGTATCTTACTAAGAATTGATGGTTGCAACGATGCGGTAAAACGAATAGTCAAGGGAGCGCTATTAATGCTCGCGACGACTTTCTCCTCACTCTGCTTTGAAGAAATCTGCGAGGCCATTTCCTTGGAAGACGGTGCAACAACTCTCGAAGATGATAAGATtgtaaaagaaaaggaattgCTGCGATGGTGCAGTAATCTTATTCGAGTCGACAAATCCGGCTCTTTCGCCAATGGCAAAAGAATTCAGTTTGTACACTTTACAGTCCAAGAATATATTCAGTCCTTGAAGACTCGCAATTCGGACCATCAATACCCAAATCTCAGAGAATACGCTGTTTCGCGGGTAGATGGCATcgacttcttttctttcctgtGTTTACGCTTCCTCACTATGGAGGATATGGAGCGATTTCCGCCTACCTCTGACATAACATGTAGTATCGAGGACATGCTTGCTCGACGCAGACGCAGAACCTTTTACCGCAAATCAGTACTATCTTGA